The proteins below are encoded in one region of Desulfovibrio sp. JC022:
- a CDS encoding ATP-binding protein produces the protein MSYFSKQDLVERFSGLTLKNKIFFSTLGVILIISAIIALLARWILVSSLTKELELRGVAIAYSIAERGAGYILDKDYPRLLSLAFEEAKLRERQHLITYIYILGKDGKVLCHTFTKPFPGKLAEANPIPEGEDKSLRLIDLGRTSAYDIAVPIKEGLYRIGTVHVGLNKIHIDELVSTLRFTFLGFISFVVIIIFVISHRLAKYITRPVSTLTRVSDELSKGNFDISLDLLAEGTDWNASSCPAYHNTDFPCWHFDLSTVGDNREQDGRANRQQCRDCHFYYKRDGDEVVQLADSFRNMVWSIKLYRRKLRESEEKYKSLFDSGPDPVLVISCSDFTIIDANPRVTELYGYSRSELIGEQFIRLGPESNEECIKAFEEYGGPSGCIYFPKIIHYRKGGSPVYVNMHACPITYRSQPSIIVAVNDITEIIEKDAQLVQAAKMKSLGEMSAGVAHEVNQPLNAIKMGSEYLALMAEQGRDVPAAQLQEVAKEVSNQVDRAAEIISALRAFGRKSGFKTDKVDINGPVRSVLTLVTKQFELQNIFIRLNLVGGLPRIVAEDNRLQQVFFNLVNNARDAIAEKRENLGLDSDDYINIDTYEDGELVCVRVSDTGAGITEEVRNKIFEPFFSTKEVGYGMGLGLAITYGIVRDYKGSIDIESEPGNGTSFIISFPAAPNER, from the coding sequence ATGAGTTATTTTTCAAAGCAGGATCTTGTGGAGCGTTTTTCAGGGCTGACTCTCAAGAATAAAATATTTTTTTCCACTCTCGGGGTTATCCTGATCATCAGTGCCATTATCGCTTTGCTGGCCCGTTGGATTCTTGTTTCCTCCCTGACCAAGGAGCTGGAGTTGCGTGGTGTGGCTATCGCCTATTCCATTGCCGAGCGCGGGGCCGGATATATTCTGGATAAGGATTATCCCCGGCTGCTCAGCCTGGCTTTTGAGGAAGCAAAACTGCGCGAACGGCAGCATTTGATTACCTACATTTATATTCTGGGCAAGGATGGCAAGGTCTTGTGCCATACTTTCACCAAGCCGTTTCCCGGAAAGCTGGCCGAGGCCAACCCTATTCCTGAAGGAGAGGATAAGTCCCTGCGGCTCATCGATCTGGGCAGAACATCTGCATACGATATTGCCGTCCCCATCAAGGAAGGTTTGTACCGCATCGGAACGGTGCATGTGGGACTTAACAAAATCCACATTGACGAACTTGTTTCCACGCTTCGTTTTACCTTTTTGGGATTTATTTCCTTTGTTGTTATTATCATTTTTGTGATCAGTCATCGGCTGGCTAAGTACATTACCCGTCCGGTCAGTACTTTGACCCGTGTGTCTGATGAACTTTCAAAGGGCAATTTTGATATCAGTCTGGATCTGCTTGCAGAGGGTACGGACTGGAATGCTTCTTCCTGTCCGGCCTACCATAATACGGATTTTCCGTGCTGGCATTTTGATCTTTCCACCGTTGGCGATAACCGTGAACAGGATGGAAGGGCCAACCGTCAACAATGCCGGGACTGCCATTTTTATTACAAGCGTGATGGTGATGAGGTGGTCCAGCTTGCGGACAGTTTCCGCAATATGGTCTGGTCCATCAAGCTCTATCGCCGCAAGTTGCGTGAGTCCGAGGAGAAATACAAATCCCTGTTCGACAGCGGGCCGGACCCGGTTCTGGTAATATCCTGTTCTGATTTCACCATAATTGATGCCAACCCCCGTGTTACTGAACTTTATGGTTATTCGCGCAGTGAACTTATCGGGGAGCAGTTTATCAGGCTGGGGCCGGAATCCAACGAGGAATGTATCAAGGCTTTCGAGGAGTACGGCGGTCCTTCCGGTTGTATTTATTTTCCGAAGATCATCCATTACCGTAAGGGTGGTAGTCCGGTGTATGTGAACATGCACGCCTGTCCCATCACTTACAGGAGTCAGCCGTCCATTATTGTGGCGGTAAACGATATCACTGAGATCATTGAGAAGGATGCCCAGTTGGTGCAGGCTGCCAAAATGAAATCTCTTGGTGAGATGTCCGCCGGGGTGGCGCATGAGGTCAACCAGCCGCTTAACGCCATTAAGATGGGCAGTGAATACCTCGCGCTGATGGCTGAGCAGGGGCGCGATGTTCCCGCTGCTCAGTTGCAGGAAGTGGCTAAAGAAGTCAGTAATCAGGTGGACCGTGCAGCCGAAATTATCAGTGCTTTGCGGGCTTTCGGGCGTAAATCCGGCTTCAAGACCGACAAGGTGGATATCAATGGACCGGTGCGCAGTGTTTTAACGCTGGTGACCAAGCAGTTTGAGTTGCAGAATATTTTTATCCGCCTCAATCTTGTGGGTGGGCTGCCGAGGATTGTTGCCGAGGATAACCGCTTGCAGCAGGTATTCTTCAATCTGGTGAATAATGCCCGTGATGCCATTGCGGAGAAACGGGAAAACCTGGGACTGGACAGCGATGATTACATCAACATAGATACTTATGAAGATGGAGAACTGGTCTGTGTGCGTGTTTCCGATACCGGAGCAGGTATTACCGAGGAAGTGCGCAACAAAATTTTTGAGCCGTTTTTCAGTACCAAAGAGGTAGGATATGGCATGGGCTTGGGCCTTGCCATCACCTATGGCATAGTCAGAGACTATAAGGGCAGCATTGATATTGAGAGTGAACCCGGAAACGGAACTTCTTTCATAATCAGTTTTCCGGCTGCTCCGAATGAAAGATAG
- a CDS encoding alanine--glyoxylate aminotransferase family protein, translating into MIGDDFAELKLFITGPILLREEVRKAGLLPEFGHRDAENPKRFEPIMRNLNTIAGNPEGYTPVIFNGSGTNVLEASIRSLVADSDKVLNVSVGAFGDLYHKLAVLNGKNAVQLKFPYGKAIDLEKLEDALKEHNPNVVTFTHNETSTGVINDVVAVCEMIRAHGAAPIIDAVSIFGGAPTLIDECKPLMYCTSTQKSLGLPAGFGIGFVCEEALKKAESVTNRGYTTDIIAQMGKAKLNQTLTTPNGTLANQMCVQLDYIVNDETVAGRFKRHEDMRAIAHKWVESMDGYELFAQEGHRSPSLTTFKTPAHMTIEKLKDVKELMRGHGYLFDPGYGKINKELAEQGESPIFRVGHMADIQPEMLEGYLEVLGGVLKGFK; encoded by the coding sequence ATGATCGGTGACGATTTTGCAGAACTCAAACTTTTTATAACCGGTCCCATTCTTCTGCGTGAGGAAGTGCGTAAAGCCGGGCTTCTTCCTGAATTCGGACACCGGGATGCAGAGAATCCCAAGCGTTTCGAACCAATCATGCGCAATCTCAACACTATTGCCGGAAATCCTGAAGGATACACTCCTGTCATATTTAATGGTTCCGGTACAAATGTGCTTGAAGCCTCAATCCGCTCACTGGTTGCGGATTCCGATAAGGTGCTCAATGTTTCCGTAGGCGCGTTCGGTGATTTGTATCACAAGCTTGCCGTGCTTAACGGTAAGAATGCAGTGCAGCTTAAATTCCCTTACGGCAAAGCTATCGATCTGGAAAAACTGGAAGATGCTCTCAAGGAGCACAATCCGAATGTTGTTACTTTTACCCACAACGAGACTTCCACCGGGGTGATTAATGATGTTGTTGCGGTTTGCGAAATGATCCGTGCCCACGGGGCCGCTCCGATCATTGATGCGGTATCAATCTTTGGCGGGGCACCTACTTTAATAGATGAGTGCAAGCCGCTCATGTACTGCACTTCCACCCAGAAATCCCTTGGCTTGCCCGCCGGTTTCGGGATCGGTTTTGTTTGCGAAGAAGCTTTGAAAAAGGCTGAGTCCGTTACAAACAGGGGTTACACCACCGATATTATCGCCCAGATGGGCAAGGCTAAGCTTAATCAGACTCTGACCACTCCTAACGGAACGTTGGCGAACCAGATGTGTGTGCAGCTGGACTATATAGTTAATGATGAGACTGTTGCTGGACGCTTTAAGCGTCATGAAGATATGCGGGCCATTGCCCACAAATGGGTCGAGAGCATGGACGGCTACGAACTTTTCGCACAGGAAGGGCATCGTTCCCCCAGCCTGACCACCTTCAAGACTCCGGCGCACATGACTATTGAGAAGCTTAAGGATGTTAAAGAACTCATGCGCGGGCACGGCTACCTTTTTGATCCCGGTTACGGAAAGATCAACAAGGAGCTTGCAGAGCAGGGCGAATCCCCCATCTTTCGCGTAGGGCACATGGCTGATATTCAGCCGGAGATGCTTGAGGGATATCTTGAGGTGCTTGGTGGAGTTTTGAAGGGATTTAAGTAA
- the mltG gene encoding endolytic transglycosylase MltG: MPTIAFGCMALMLVAGWFMYRNWTFLNLPPELEGREILFTVEPGQPLWTVASDLAKAGLITDVKQFREYAQAQGMASKVRAGEFSLWSNMTAPQVLETITSTSGILHKFSVREGLTWWATAEKADKSGLTDYAAFKKAVSDPALLTKYKIPAKNAEGYLFPETYLLTRPKNETGTVMVETMLKEFRKAANKAWNGKLPSPQEIHETVILASLIEKETGDVSERRTIAGVFANRLSKGYLLQCDPTIIYGLGETFDGNLRKKHLTDKSNPYNSYKHRGLPPGPICSPGLDSLKAALNPEKHSYLYFVAKGDGSHYFSKSLKEHNAAVKKYQLRRNRDTYRSYN, translated from the coding sequence ATGCCCACCATAGCCTTCGGGTGTATGGCTCTCATGCTGGTGGCGGGCTGGTTCATGTACCGTAACTGGACTTTTCTTAATCTTCCCCCGGAACTGGAAGGGCGCGAGATTCTTTTTACCGTGGAACCGGGCCAACCGCTGTGGACTGTTGCCAGCGACCTTGCCAAGGCCGGACTGATTACCGACGTTAAACAGTTCCGCGAATACGCACAGGCACAGGGTATGGCTTCGAAAGTCCGGGCCGGAGAATTCAGCCTTTGGTCCAACATGACAGCCCCGCAGGTTCTGGAAACCATTACCTCCACTTCCGGTATTCTGCACAAATTTTCTGTACGTGAAGGTCTTACATGGTGGGCTACTGCTGAAAAAGCGGATAAGTCCGGGCTGACCGATTACGCAGCATTTAAGAAAGCAGTGTCTGATCCGGCTCTGCTGACGAAATATAAAATCCCGGCTAAAAATGCTGAAGGGTATCTTTTCCCGGAAACATATTTGCTGACCCGGCCCAAGAACGAAACCGGAACAGTCATGGTGGAAACTATGCTCAAGGAGTTCCGCAAGGCCGCCAACAAGGCTTGGAACGGCAAATTGCCCTCCCCGCAAGAAATCCACGAAACCGTGATCCTTGCTTCCCTGATAGAAAAGGAAACCGGGGATGTAAGCGAACGGCGCACCATTGCCGGAGTCTTCGCCAATCGCCTGAGCAAAGGCTATTTGCTGCAATGCGACCCGACCATAATTTACGGACTGGGTGAAACTTTTGACGGCAACCTGCGCAAAAAGCACCTGACCGACAAATCCAACCCCTACAACTCGTACAAACACCGGGGATTACCCCCCGGCCCCATCTGCTCACCGGGTCTCGACTCACTCAAGGCGGCCCTCAACCCGGAAAAGCATTCATACCTATATTTCGTTGCCAAAGGGGACGGCTCACACTATTTCAGCAAGTCCCTCAAAGAACACAACGCGGCTGTTAAAAAATATCAGTTGCGTCGGAACCGGGATACCTATCGGTCGTATAATTAG
- a CDS encoding response regulator produces MSRILVIDDEKATLNMFKMLLSAYGHEVLTAENGEEGISVFDTEKPDLVMTDIKMPGMDGLQVLGKIKSISPDSEVIVITGHGDMDLAIKALNLDATDFLNKPVKREELEKALQLSADRIKFARSRQKDISLTLEDDLAVINITGNLTSKSEGLLLDVFDEALATAKGNFLLVFEEKSSINGAAMDSLFKLVEKARTRGCGVHIAGLSENFRSVLHSMGITQMASVYETEAEARGGLRR; encoded by the coding sequence GTGAGCAGAATTCTTGTAATTGATGATGAAAAAGCAACCTTGAACATGTTCAAGATGCTACTGAGTGCATATGGTCACGAAGTCCTTACTGCTGAAAACGGTGAGGAAGGGATCAGTGTTTTTGATACCGAAAAGCCCGATCTGGTCATGACCGACATAAAGATGCCCGGCATGGACGGCTTGCAGGTGCTCGGGAAAATCAAGTCTATTTCACCGGATTCCGAGGTTATCGTGATTACCGGGCACGGAGATATGGACCTTGCCATTAAAGCACTCAATCTTGATGCCACGGATTTTCTAAATAAGCCGGTTAAGCGTGAAGAGCTTGAAAAGGCCTTGCAGCTTTCAGCTGACAGGATCAAATTTGCCCGCAGCAGGCAGAAGGATATCAGTCTGACCCTTGAAGATGATTTGGCGGTAATCAACATTACCGGAAATCTGACTTCCAAGTCTGAAGGGTTGTTGCTGGATGTTTTTGATGAAGCCCTTGCCACTGCCAAAGGTAATTTCCTGCTCGTTTTTGAAGAAAAATCTTCTATTAACGGAGCAGCCATGGATTCTCTTTTCAAGTTGGTGGAAAAGGCCCGCACCCGTGGATGCGGGGTGCACATAGCAGGACTTTCCGAGAATTTCCGTTCCGTACTCCATTCCATGGGGATCACCCAGATGGCTTCTGTTTATGAAACTGAAGCGGAGGCGCGGGGAGGGCTTCGCCGGTAG
- a CDS encoding FAD-binding and (Fe-S)-binding domain-containing protein, which produces MPQLGPHISIPAEALLQRVLGLDPFEFKGWPEDVRTLAESIAAELFLVRYNPFIDPELVRKSVSRTLTLARPTLSGEYPQRLTRSVENFWLKQDADTEFRDRFVEKMKEILPEHCIGLDPHTVVQSATDATDLRIELPIAVLFPEDTEQVRAIVRLANEMQFGLIPRGGGTGATGGAIPALDRTAVLSLARFKKILSVDTDAMTLCAQAGVITLDAINAADKKGVLFTVDPASKAGSSLGGNISENSGGPFAFEYGCTIDNIISYKMVMPKGELIEVRRKGHPGHKIFANEDASFEIYDSKDRLIDTIELTAEEIRTTGLGKDVTNKYLGGLPGVQKEGVDGIITECCFALYPKPSISRVLCLEFFGRSMRNAMLVIKDVVALRDTIREEGDLVKISALEEFGPKYVQAIKYVAKSEKYEGDPISVLILQLDSDDEAALQSAVDTILSIAQPYDGVDIFAARDEKEAELFWEDRHKLSAIAKRTSGFKVNEDIVIPLEVIPDFSDFLEDLNLIYLAKIYRRSLLSIKELQGFPIEEPKVELALERTTNILKGKITGKDMSDQELEGQVYYLFQELRDEFPKLDSKINKILKKLKEQRIIIANHMHAGDGNCHVNIPVNSNDPDMLHSAHEAVDDVFKKVLELKGEVSGEHGIGITKIDYLSEEKIEAIKAYKLKVDPLNILNPGKLTRRNLPSPAYTFSFNRLINDLNKTAIKDKEHLMELLQNIQTCTRCGKCKQVCPMFFPEQGLMYHPRNKNIALGALIEAIYYSQVQRGEPSPDLMTRLRKLMEHCTACGRCTSVCPIKIDSAGAALQIRSFLEYKGTGGHPIKSAALNFIAKDPQGRLPKAAKFLSLSAGLQSKAIGLIPGHWRRRIESPMISSKTPAMDFKNLSETINLDKGSMFLQNTPAPDSVYYFPGCGASLFSKDIGMATLYLLLKSGVNVIMPAKHLCCGYPLLASGCVEAYNTNRHRNISDIQYRIAKASIAGMKVSTMITACGTCRESLESYEFKELGYDIQRKDAMQYLLNNPGNLNFNTANAARDVIYHASCHTEWTEVKKNKAPEMYRKAVADMLGAEVTLSPGCCGESGLGSITSPEIYNKLRDRKGGQLKNDLQGHDKTTPVLVGCPSCKVGIKRNMQTLKKQNRVLHTVEYMAELIGGPKWRKDFKKELERATRQDELVLI; this is translated from the coding sequence ATGCCTCAATTAGGTCCTCATATTTCCATTCCCGCCGAAGCCCTGCTGCAACGGGTGCTCGGCCTTGATCCCTTTGAATTTAAAGGCTGGCCCGAAGATGTGCGCACTCTTGCGGAAAGCATCGCAGCTGAACTTTTCCTTGTGCGCTACAATCCGTTCATCGATCCTGAACTGGTACGCAAGTCAGTGTCCCGCACCCTGACCCTTGCCCGCCCGACTCTTTCCGGCGAGTACCCGCAGCGTTTGACCCGCTCTGTGGAAAATTTCTGGCTCAAGCAGGATGCAGACACGGAATTCCGCGACAGATTCGTTGAAAAGATGAAAGAAATCCTGCCCGAACACTGTATCGGGCTTGATCCGCATACAGTTGTGCAATCCGCAACCGACGCCACAGACCTGCGTATTGAGCTGCCCATCGCGGTTCTCTTCCCAGAAGATACCGAGCAGGTCCGGGCCATCGTGCGCCTTGCCAATGAAATGCAGTTCGGCCTGATCCCGCGCGGCGGCGGAACCGGAGCCACCGGGGGTGCAATCCCGGCCCTTGACCGCACCGCAGTGCTTTCACTTGCCCGCTTCAAGAAAATCCTGTCCGTTGATACCGACGCCATGACTCTTTGCGCGCAGGCCGGGGTCATCACCCTTGATGCCATTAATGCTGCGGACAAGAAAGGCGTGCTTTTCACCGTGGACCCGGCATCCAAGGCCGGATCATCGCTGGGCGGAAATATTTCCGAAAACTCCGGCGGTCCCTTTGCATTTGAATACGGCTGCACCATCGATAATATCATCAGCTACAAGATGGTCATGCCCAAAGGCGAACTTATCGAAGTACGCCGCAAGGGCCATCCCGGTCACAAGATTTTCGCCAACGAAGACGCATCCTTTGAAATTTATGATTCCAAAGACCGTCTTATCGATACGATTGAACTTACCGCCGAAGAAATCCGCACCACCGGACTGGGTAAGGACGTAACCAACAAATATCTCGGCGGGCTGCCCGGCGTGCAGAAAGAAGGGGTCGACGGCATCATCACTGAATGTTGCTTCGCACTTTACCCCAAGCCGAGCATTTCCCGTGTACTCTGTCTTGAATTCTTCGGTCGCTCCATGCGCAATGCCATGCTGGTCATCAAGGACGTAGTCGCACTGCGCGATACCATCCGCGAAGAAGGCGACCTTGTAAAAATCTCCGCCCTTGAGGAGTTCGGTCCCAAATACGTACAGGCCATCAAATACGTAGCGAAATCCGAAAAATACGAAGGCGATCCCATTTCCGTACTCATCCTGCAACTGGATTCCGATGATGAAGCTGCCCTGCAAAGCGCGGTGGACACCATCCTTTCCATTGCCCAGCCCTATGACGGAGTGGACATCTTTGCTGCCCGCGATGAAAAAGAAGCGGAACTCTTCTGGGAAGACCGCCACAAGCTTTCCGCCATTGCGAAACGCACTTCCGGCTTCAAGGTCAACGAAGATATCGTTATCCCCCTCGAAGTTATCCCGGATTTCTCCGACTTCCTTGAAGACCTGAACCTGATCTATCTGGCAAAAATCTACCGCCGTTCCCTGCTCTCCATCAAGGAGCTGCAAGGCTTTCCCATTGAGGAACCCAAAGTTGAACTGGCCCTTGAGAGGACTACCAACATCCTCAAAGGCAAAATCACCGGCAAGGACATGAGCGATCAGGAACTGGAAGGACAGGTTTACTACCTCTTTCAGGAACTGCGCGACGAATTCCCCAAGCTGGATTCCAAAATCAACAAGATCCTCAAGAAGCTCAAGGAACAGCGCATCATCATCGCCAACCACATGCATGCCGGTGACGGTAACTGCCATGTGAACATCCCGGTCAACTCCAACGACCCGGATATGCTGCACAGTGCCCACGAAGCAGTTGATGATGTATTCAAGAAAGTACTTGAACTCAAAGGTGAGGTTTCCGGTGAACACGGTATCGGCATCACCAAGATCGATTACCTTTCCGAGGAAAAAATCGAGGCCATCAAAGCATACAAGCTCAAGGTGGACCCGCTCAACATCCTCAACCCCGGCAAGCTGACCCGCAGGAATCTTCCTTCTCCGGCATACACTTTCTCGTTCAACAGGCTCATCAATGACCTGAACAAGACTGCCATTAAGGATAAGGAACACCTGATGGAGCTGCTCCAGAACATCCAGACCTGTACCCGTTGCGGAAAATGCAAGCAGGTCTGCCCCATGTTTTTCCCGGAGCAGGGACTCATGTACCACCCGAGAAACAAGAACATCGCTCTCGGTGCGCTCATTGAGGCCATCTACTATTCACAGGTTCAGCGCGGTGAACCTTCCCCGGATCTCATGACCCGTCTCAGGAAGCTCATGGAACATTGCACCGCCTGTGGACGCTGTACCTCAGTCTGCCCCATCAAGATTGACTCCGCCGGAGCCGCACTCCAGATCCGTTCTTTCCTTGAATATAAAGGAACCGGAGGCCATCCTATCAAAAGCGCGGCCCTGAACTTCATTGCCAAGGACCCGCAGGGAAGGCTGCCCAAGGCCGCAAAATTCCTGTCCCTCTCCGCAGGGCTGCAATCCAAGGCCATCGGACTCATCCCCGGTCACTGGCGCAGGCGCATAGAATCGCCCATGATCTCCAGCAAAACCCCGGCCATGGATTTCAAGAACCTGTCCGAGACCATCAATCTCGATAAGGGTTCCATGTTCCTTCAGAACACCCCCGCCCCGGACAGTGTATACTACTTCCCCGGCTGCGGCGCGTCCCTGTTCTCCAAGGATATCGGTATGGCGACCCTCTACCTGTTGCTCAAGTCCGGCGTGAATGTGATCATGCCCGCCAAGCATCTCTGCTGCGGTTATCCGCTGCTGGCAAGTGGCTGTGTGGAAGCATACAACACCAACCGCCACCGCAATATCAGCGACATTCAGTATCGCATCGCCAAGGCGTCCATTGCGGGCATGAAGGTTTCCACCATGATTACTGCCTGCGGAACCTGCCGCGAATCTCTTGAATCATACGAATTCAAGGAACTGGGTTACGATATTCAGCGCAAGGATGCCATGCAATACCTGCTCAACAATCCGGGCAACCTCAATTTCAACACAGCCAATGCGGCGCGGGATGTGATTTACCACGCCTCCTGCCATACCGAATGGACCGAGGTAAAAAAGAACAAGGCCCCGGAAATGTACCGCAAAGCAGTTGCGGACATGCTCGGTGCTGAGGTAACACTCTCTCCCGGCTGTTGCGGCGAATCCGGTCTCGGTTCCATCACCAGCCCTGAAATCTACAACAAGCTGCGCGACCGCAAAGGCGGACAGCTCAAGAACGATCTTCAGGGGCATGATAAAACCACCCCGGTTCTGGTGGGTTGCCCATCGTGTAAGGTAGGTATCAAACGCAACATGCAGACCCTGAAAAAGCAGAATCGCGTACTCCACACCGTGGAATACATGGCCGAGCTTATCGGCGGACCCAAATGGCGCAAAGATTTCAAAAAAGAACTTGAGCGCGCTACCCGTCAGGATGAACTTGTTTTAATTTAG
- the ruvX gene encoding Holliday junction resolvase RuvX: MKALGIDFGTKRVGLAITDPEKIFAFPYKVMERTTRDAMFSELLEIIENEKVGDIVIGLPLSLDGEDTLTTRQVRNFAASLERRVDLPIHLVDERLSSIAAEDELKEAGLWDRKRKKNLDSQAAKIILETWLARA; the protein is encoded by the coding sequence ATGAAAGCATTAGGCATAGATTTCGGGACAAAGCGTGTGGGTCTGGCTATTACTGACCCGGAAAAGATTTTTGCTTTTCCGTATAAAGTAATGGAACGCACAACCCGCGACGCGATGTTCTCGGAGTTGCTTGAAATTATAGAAAATGAAAAGGTCGGTGACATTGTCATCGGCCTTCCCTTATCTCTAGACGGGGAAGACACTTTGACTACCCGGCAGGTGCGCAACTTTGCGGCCTCGCTGGAAAGAAGGGTTGACTTGCCCATTCATCTTGTTGATGAAAGACTCAGCTCAATTGCAGCGGAAGACGAACTAAAGGAGGCCGGACTTTGGGACCGGAAAAGAAAAAAGAATCTGGACAGTCAGGCAGCGAAAATAATTCTGGAAACGTGGCTCGCCCGAGCATAG
- a CDS encoding ABC transporter substrate-binding protein, with translation MKKILLLVLFLVLVACERSVSVEVEENGNAGIYPDRVVLGASLALEGHASYLGTQTIHGALAYLKHINEQGGVHGREVEVITYDDSYDPPKCLINTQKLIIEDNIFALFCYVGTPTTVEVLPLVEDARIPLLGMFTGADALRKPFNRYVINIRPSYYQETREAMRHMVEDLGITKIAVFYQYDAFGFDGLTGTELALKEFDLEPVARGSYTRGSLDVSEGVERIKDSGAQAVFMIGTSAPCIKFMNRLDAEGVSPVYYTVSFMGAREFARKLKSNKELVIMSQVVPPFADDRDLSSSEAASYIRLLKKYYPDDTPNLVGLEGFFNARILVEGLQRSGRNLSREVFIRAIESMNKYEIAPGITVSYGEQDHQGMDKVYFTRFKNGRFELIRDWADLKKGALK, from the coding sequence ATGAAAAAGATATTATTACTGGTCTTGTTTCTGGTTCTTGTTGCTTGCGAACGTTCGGTTTCAGTTGAAGTTGAAGAAAACGGCAACGCAGGAATATACCCCGACAGGGTTGTCCTTGGGGCATCCCTCGCCCTTGAAGGGCATGCCAGCTATCTGGGAACCCAGACCATTCACGGTGCTCTTGCCTACCTGAAGCATATTAATGAACAGGGCGGGGTTCATGGACGGGAAGTGGAAGTTATTACTTATGATGATTCCTATGATCCACCCAAATGTCTGATCAATACCCAGAAGTTGATTATTGAGGATAATATTTTCGCCCTGTTCTGCTATGTGGGAACCCCTACTACGGTGGAGGTTCTGCCGCTGGTGGAGGATGCCCGCATCCCTCTGCTGGGTATGTTCACCGGGGCGGATGCATTGCGCAAGCCGTTTAACCGCTACGTGATAAATATCCGGCCTTCCTACTATCAGGAAACCCGTGAAGCTATGCGCCATATGGTTGAGGACCTTGGGATTACCAAAATTGCTGTTTTCTATCAGTATGATGCATTCGGTTTTGACGGACTCACCGGAACTGAGCTGGCTTTGAAAGAGTTTGATCTTGAGCCTGTGGCAAGGGGATCATATACCCGTGGTTCCTTAGATGTGAGTGAAGGTGTAGAGCGGATCAAGGATTCCGGGGCGCAGGCAGTATTTATGATCGGGACCAGTGCGCCGTGCATAAAGTTCATGAATCGTCTTGATGCGGAAGGGGTCAGTCCGGTTTATTATACAGTATCATTCATGGGAGCGCGTGAATTTGCCCGCAAGCTGAAGTCGAATAAGGAGCTGGTCATAATGTCGCAGGTGGTACCCCCGTTTGCGGACGACCGGGATCTTTCCAGTTCCGAAGCTGCCAGTTACATCAGGCTGCTCAAAAAATATTATCCCGACGATACCCCCAACCTTGTGGGGCTGGAAGGTTTTTTCAATGCCCGTATCCTCGTGGAAGGGTTGCAACGCAGCGGGCGTAATTTAAGCCGGGAAGTTTTTATCAGGGCCATTGAATCCATGAATAAATATGAAATTGCGCCGGGGATCACTGTTTCATACGGTGAACAAGATCATCAGGGCATGGATAAAGTTTATTTTACCCGTTTTAAAAACGGCAGGTTTGAGCTGATCAGGGACTGGGCCGACCTTAAGAAGGGGGCTTTGAAATGA